The following proteins come from a genomic window of Rhinoderma darwinii isolate aRhiDar2 unplaced genomic scaffold, aRhiDar2.hap1 Scaffold_2612, whole genome shotgun sequence:
- the LOC142703191 gene encoding galactocerebrosidase-like isoform X2, whose product MHYPDDQNYFRGYEWWLMKEAKKRNPDIKLVGLPWAFPGWIGNGKNWPYDFPDVTAYYVVSWIIGAKQYHDLDIDYVGIWNERAFDATYIKVLRRTLDRLGLHNVGIIAADGNWEIAHDLVVDPYLNDAVQIIGAHYPGTHTCEDAVSTGKKLWSSEDYSTFNDEVGGGCWARILNQNYVNGNMTSTISWNLVASYYEQLPFGREGLMTAKEPWSGNYDVSSPIWITAHTTQFTQPGWYYLRTVGHLEKGGSYVALTDRKGNITIIIETMSHDNSICIRPPLPKFNVSAQNATFKMDGSFNDLKLLQVWYSKLCANATKPALFMKKSAIPVSGGSFTLELGVDEVYTLTTITTGEKGSYPNPPESQPFPLKYKDNFNVRNPPFSEAPYFADQSGVFEYFTNTSDPGDHVFTFRQVLTQRPITWVSDANQAISVIGDYSWSNVTVTCDIYMETPDAGSVFIAARVDQGGSPAYLAKGIYFWVFADGTYTVTGDLQGKIVLRKGLSGVRARHWHTLTLHVEGFSAYGLLNGSPLWSDVITLGPVHGWVAIGTGSFEFAQFDNFVVEARVADT is encoded by the exons ATGCACTACCCTGACGACCAGAACTACTTCCGGGGGTATGAATGGTGGTTGATGAAAGAAGCCAAGAAGAGGAATCCAGACATTAAACTTGTGG GGCTGCCCTGGGCATTTCCTGGCTGGATCGGTAATGGCAAGAATTGGCCGTATGACTTTCCGGACGTCACCGCGTACTACGTCGTCTCTTGGATCATTGGCGCTAAGCAGTACCATGACTTGGACATAGACTATGTGGGG aTATGGAACGAGCGAGCCTTTGATGCCACTTATATAAAG GTTCTCCGCCGCACACTGGACAGGCTGGGGTTACACAACGTCGGTATCATCGCTGCAGATGGAAACTGGGAGATTGCACATGACCTGGTAGTTGATCCTTATCTAAATGATGCTGTGCAGATCATAGG GGCTCACTATCCTGGGACTCACACTTGTGAAGACGCCGTGTCTACAGGGAAGAAGCTTTGGTCTTCAGAAGATTACAGCACTTTTAATGATGAGGTTGGAGGCGGCTGTTGGGCTCGAATCCTCAACCAGAATTATGTTAATGGTAACATGACATC AACCATCTCCTGGAACCTTGTGGCCAGTTATTATGAGCAGCTGCCATTTGGTCGGGAAGGATTGATGACAGCCAAGGAACCGTGGAGCGGCAATTATGACGTGTCCTCTCCGATCTGGATAACAG CGCACACCACTCAGTTTACGCAGCCGGGGTGGTATTACCTGCGGACGGTCGGTCACCTGGAGAAAGGCGGGAGCTACGTGGCCCTCACCGACAGGAAGGGGAACATCACCATTATTATTGAGACCATG TCTCATGACAATTCCATCTGTATCCGGCCCCCACTGCCCAAATTTAACGTCTCTGCGCAGAACGCCACCTTCAAGATGGACGGGTCCTTT AATGATCTGAAGTTGTTGCAGGTCTGGTATTCCAAGCTGTGCGCCAACGCCACCAAACCCGCCCTGTTCATGAAGAAGTCAGCGATACCG GTTTCTGGTGGTTCATTTACTCTGGAGCTTGGAGTGGACGAGGTGTACACGTTGACCACCATAACCACGGGAGAAAAAGGGTCATATCCCAACCCCCCAGAATCTCAACCTTTCCCTTTAAAATACAAGGACAACTTCAATGTCC GTAACCCTCCCTTCAGCGAAGCCCCTTATTTCGCAGATCAGTCAGGCGTCTTTGAGTACTTCACAAACACCTCGGACCCCGGAGATCACGTCTTCACGTTCCGTCAGGTTCTGACTCAGCGGCCAATCACCTGGGTTTCTGACGCCAATCAGGCAATCAGCGTTATAGGAGATTATTCATG GTCCAACGTTACGGTAACCTGCGACATCTACATGGAGACCCCTGACGCGGGCAGTGTGTTCATCGCCGCCAGGGTGGATCAGGGCGGGTCGCCCGCATACTTGGCCAAGGGGATCTATTTCTGGGTGTTTGCGGATGGCACATATACAGTCACAGGGGATTTGC AAGGGAAGATTGTGCTACGTAAGGGTCTGTCGGGGGTCCGGGCGAGACACTGGCACACACTGACCCTCCATGTTGAG
- the LOC142703191 gene encoding galactocerebrosidase-like isoform X1: protein MHYPDDQNYFRGYEWWLMKEAKKRNPDIKLVGLPWAFPGWIGNGKNWPYDFPDVTAYYVVSWIIGAKQYHDLDIDYVGIWNERAFDATYIKLLRYTLDKSGLERVRIIASDNMWQPIAYQMLQDAELLRVIDIIGAHYPGTHTCEDAVSTGKKLWSSEDYSTFNDEVGGGCWARILNQNYVNGNMTSTISWNLVASYYEQLPFGREGLMTAKEPWSGNYDVSSPIWITAHTTQFTQPGWYYLRTVGHLEKGGSYVALTDRKGNITIIIETMSHDNSICIRPPLPKFNVSAQNATFKMDGSFNDLKLLQVWYSKLCANATKPALFMKKSAIPVSGGSFTLELGVDEVYTLTTITTGEKGSYPNPPESQPFPLKYKDNFNVRNPPFSEAPYFADQSGVFEYFTNTSDPGDHVFTFRQVLTQRPITWVSDANQAISVIGDYSWSNVTVTCDIYMETPDAGSVFIAARVDQGGSPAYLAKGIYFWVFADGTYTVTGDLQGKIVLRKGLSGVRARHWHTLTLHVEGFSAYGLLNGSPLWSDVITLGPVHGWVAIGTGSFEFAQFDNFVVEARVADT, encoded by the exons ATGCACTACCCTGACGACCAGAACTACTTCCGGGGGTATGAATGGTGGTTGATGAAAGAAGCCAAGAAGAGGAATCCAGACATTAAACTTGTGG GGCTGCCCTGGGCATTTCCTGGCTGGATCGGTAATGGCAAGAATTGGCCGTATGACTTTCCGGACGTCACCGCGTACTACGTCGTCTCTTGGATCATTGGCGCTAAGCAGTACCATGACTTGGACATAGACTATGTGGGG aTATGGAACGAGCGAGCCTTTGATGCCACTTATATAAAG TTACTGCGCTACACCCTGGACAAAAGCGGCCTGGAGCGGGTGAGGATCATAGCCAGCGATAATATGTGGCAGCCGATCGCTTACCAAATGCTGCAAGACGCCGAGCTCCTCAGAGTGATCGATATAATAGG GGCTCACTATCCTGGGACTCACACTTGTGAAGACGCCGTGTCTACAGGGAAGAAGCTTTGGTCTTCAGAAGATTACAGCACTTTTAATGATGAGGTTGGAGGCGGCTGTTGGGCTCGAATCCTCAACCAGAATTATGTTAATGGTAACATGACATC AACCATCTCCTGGAACCTTGTGGCCAGTTATTATGAGCAGCTGCCATTTGGTCGGGAAGGATTGATGACAGCCAAGGAACCGTGGAGCGGCAATTATGACGTGTCCTCTCCGATCTGGATAACAG CGCACACCACTCAGTTTACGCAGCCGGGGTGGTATTACCTGCGGACGGTCGGTCACCTGGAGAAAGGCGGGAGCTACGTGGCCCTCACCGACAGGAAGGGGAACATCACCATTATTATTGAGACCATG TCTCATGACAATTCCATCTGTATCCGGCCCCCACTGCCCAAATTTAACGTCTCTGCGCAGAACGCCACCTTCAAGATGGACGGGTCCTTT AATGATCTGAAGTTGTTGCAGGTCTGGTATTCCAAGCTGTGCGCCAACGCCACCAAACCCGCCCTGTTCATGAAGAAGTCAGCGATACCG GTTTCTGGTGGTTCATTTACTCTGGAGCTTGGAGTGGACGAGGTGTACACGTTGACCACCATAACCACGGGAGAAAAAGGGTCATATCCCAACCCCCCAGAATCTCAACCTTTCCCTTTAAAATACAAGGACAACTTCAATGTCC GTAACCCTCCCTTCAGCGAAGCCCCTTATTTCGCAGATCAGTCAGGCGTCTTTGAGTACTTCACAAACACCTCGGACCCCGGAGATCACGTCTTCACGTTCCGTCAGGTTCTGACTCAGCGGCCAATCACCTGGGTTTCTGACGCCAATCAGGCAATCAGCGTTATAGGAGATTATTCATG GTCCAACGTTACGGTAACCTGCGACATCTACATGGAGACCCCTGACGCGGGCAGTGTGTTCATCGCCGCCAGGGTGGATCAGGGCGGGTCGCCCGCATACTTGGCCAAGGGGATCTATTTCTGGGTGTTTGCGGATGGCACATATACAGTCACAGGGGATTTGC AAGGGAAGATTGTGCTACGTAAGGGTCTGTCGGGGGTCCGGGCGAGACACTGGCACACACTGACCCTCCATGTTGAG